The following coding sequences are from one Deinococcus cellulosilyticus NBRC 106333 = KACC 11606 window:
- the cobA gene encoding uroporphyrinogen-III C-methyltransferase, whose translation MAGFVSLIGAGPGDLGLLTLKAKLALERAEVVLYDYLANPEILRFCSSAEHIFVGKKGFSEYMSQEEISSLLVQKALEGKRVIRLKGGDVFVFGRGGEEAEACIAAGVPFEVIPGITSAIAVPAYAGIPVTHREAGSSFAVLTGNEMLRDAEKLKYKAFQDIDTLIFLMGVKTLPRIVDRLLEIGKSKDTPAATIQWGTTQQQRVVEGTLENIVQKVQDAGIGAPAVTVVGDVVRYRNTLKWFDSRPLWGRKVAVTRTREGSSELGNLLRQEGAIVIEVPLIRFDSTSKPWELQQTLRQLSSFEWVIFTSQQGIQAAMKALNELGLDARAFAGVKLAVVGPSTARELAKYGLRADFMPSRAGAVHLGGELPASGEKPVVHFASSLAEPDLHEALIQRGMTIHTVEAYQTLPAELSEEQRERLRDAEVITLASGSAARACAKQLGTDIPAVTMGPQTNKAALGAGFTIAKMAETPSLTALVGAVRAALLGN comes from the coding sequence GTGGCCGGTTTCGTTTCTCTGATTGGTGCAGGTCCTGGAGACCTCGGTTTGCTCACCCTCAAAGCCAAGCTTGCCCTTGAACGGGCAGAAGTGGTGCTGTACGACTATCTGGCGAATCCCGAGATCCTGCGTTTCTGCAGCAGTGCCGAGCACATCTTTGTGGGCAAGAAGGGCTTCTCCGAGTACATGTCCCAGGAGGAAATCAGCAGTCTGCTGGTCCAGAAGGCCCTGGAAGGCAAGCGGGTCATCCGGCTCAAAGGCGGAGACGTTTTTGTGTTTGGTCGGGGTGGGGAAGAGGCTGAGGCCTGCATTGCTGCGGGTGTCCCTTTTGAAGTGATTCCAGGGATCACCAGTGCCATTGCTGTGCCTGCCTACGCAGGAATCCCTGTGACCCACCGTGAAGCAGGCAGCAGTTTTGCAGTTCTGACAGGCAACGAGATGCTCCGGGATGCAGAGAAACTGAAATACAAAGCTTTTCAGGACATCGACACCCTGATCTTCCTGATGGGGGTCAAGACCCTCCCCAGGATCGTGGACCGTCTGCTGGAGATCGGCAAGAGCAAGGACACCCCTGCAGCAACCATCCAGTGGGGCACCACCCAGCAGCAACGTGTGGTGGAAGGAACCCTGGAAAACATTGTGCAGAAGGTGCAGGATGCCGGAATCGGGGCACCTGCTGTCACCGTGGTCGGCGATGTGGTCCGTTATCGCAACACCCTGAAGTGGTTTGATTCCCGCCCACTGTGGGGCCGCAAGGTGGCCGTGACCCGCACCAGAGAGGGCAGCAGTGAACTGGGCAACCTTCTGAGGCAGGAGGGGGCCATTGTCATTGAGGTGCCACTCATCCGTTTCGACAGCACGTCCAAACCCTGGGAGTTGCAACAGACCCTCAGGCAGCTGTCTTCCTTTGAATGGGTGATTTTCACAAGCCAGCAGGGCATTCAGGCTGCCATGAAAGCCCTGAATGAACTGGGTCTGGATGCACGGGCTTTTGCCGGGGTAAAACTTGCAGTGGTTGGTCCATCCACCGCCCGAGAGCTTGCGAAATACGGCCTGCGGGCAGACTTCATGCCTTCCCGTGCAGGGGCAGTTCATCTGGGGGGAGAGCTTCCTGCATCTGGAGAAAAACCCGTGGTGCATTTTGCAAGCAGCCTTGCTGAACCAGACCTCCACGAAGCCCTGATCCAGAGGGGAATGACCATCCACACGGTGGAGGCCTACCAGACCCTGCCAGCAGAACTCTCTGAGGAACAACGGGAGCGTTTAAGAGATGCGGAAGTGATCACCCTGGCCTCCGGAAGTGCAGCAAGGGCCTGTGCGAAGCAGCTCGGGACAGACATCCCGGCCGTCACCATGGGACCCCAGACCAACAAGGCCGCGCTGGGCGCAGGTTTCACCATTGCAAAAATGGCAGAAACCCCAAGTCTGACGGCACTGGTCGGTGCGGTCAGGGCCGCTCTGCTGGGAAATTGA
- a CDS encoding response regulator transcription factor, with the protein MSQEKLPQVLIVEDDERQSLMLCKYLKSQQYEAIPARTGQEALREIHQAEVVILDVNLPDMNGFDILAHIRESKNHIPVLMLSVLSDTPYKVRGLKGGADDYLPKPYDLVELEARIEALIRRKNYTEQLQFDALLINRTEHQVKVGDQVLDLSKLELDFLWYVAQKPEKAFSREELLENVWGPQFDGVERVVDVMVVALRKKLGRNYLETVRGIGYRFNPAPMTEAES; encoded by the coding sequence ATGTCTCAGGAGAAGTTGCCCCAGGTGCTGATCGTTGAAGATGACGAGCGGCAATCCCTGATGCTGTGCAAATATTTAAAGTCTCAGCAGTATGAGGCCATTCCGGCCCGCACAGGGCAGGAGGCCCTGCGTGAAATTCATCAGGCAGAAGTGGTCATTCTGGATGTGAACCTTCCTGACATGAATGGCTTTGACATCCTGGCCCACATCCGTGAAAGCAAAAACCACATTCCTGTGCTGATGCTCAGTGTACTTTCTGACACTCCATATAAAGTCAGGGGCCTCAAAGGCGGAGCGGACGATTACCTGCCTAAACCCTATGATCTGGTTGAACTTGAAGCCCGCATCGAAGCCCTGATTCGCCGCAAGAATTACACGGAACAGCTGCAGTTTGATGCCCTCCTGATCAACCGCACCGAGCATCAGGTGAAGGTGGGAGACCAGGTGCTGGACCTCTCCAAACTGGAGCTGGATTTCCTGTGGTATGTGGCGCAAAAACCCGAGAAGGCTTTTTCGCGGGAAGAGTTGCTGGAAAATGTCTGGGGCCCCCAGTTTGATGGGGTGGAACGGGTGGTGGACGTGATGGTGGTGGCCCTGCGCAAGAAACTGGGCCGCAATTACCTGGAAACCGTGCGGGGCATCGGGTACCGTTTCAATCCTGCGCCCATGACGGAAGCAGAGTCCTGA
- the tig gene encoding trigger factor — protein MAELIKNEGNQVEFKVTVPAKEVNTAYNAVIGSLTKQVKVPGFRPGKAPKSVVVKRVGQDYVDNEVRDQLLQNHYPKALQELNLAIVDAEIHPEGITEGQDFNFTVKAEKYPEVKLPEWQSLELTSAAPEITDEIVTKTLGDLTERNATFENVDRPAEEGDMLIIEEQGEEGGSYPVYLDTAEAHIKTALLGKKAGEDVTIEVPEVDHGDHKHEAQTVQVKIKEIKKKNLPELNDEFAKTFKFDTLEALRDAIKRDLTTRAEQEGKLAQREEFAQKLADGMEVNVPSSLVKRRKESMLSEIKSDLQRQGVKFEEYEKFMTEQGKFDDFIADLDKNAMERVRRELALEQLVEDLKIDLTRDELNGSLVAFAQQNRTTVQELLNQLGSSGLEGFKASVRRDKAVAQAIATLEKAAQKEEPKAEAAEAQAPQEEAAQPEAEAEAPKAEAPASEE, from the coding sequence ATGGCTGAACTGATCAAGAACGAAGGCAACCAGGTAGAGTTTAAAGTCACCGTTCCCGCAAAAGAGGTCAACACGGCCTACAACGCGGTGATTGGCTCCCTGACCAAGCAGGTCAAAGTCCCCGGCTTCCGTCCCGGCAAGGCCCCCAAGAGCGTGGTCGTCAAGCGCGTGGGTCAGGACTACGTGGACAACGAAGTCCGCGACCAGCTGCTGCAGAACCACTACCCCAAAGCCCTGCAGGAACTGAACCTCGCCATTGTGGACGCTGAAATTCACCCCGAGGGCATCACCGAGGGCCAGGACTTCAACTTCACTGTGAAGGCTGAGAAGTACCCCGAAGTGAAGCTGCCAGAGTGGCAGTCCCTCGAGCTGACCTCCGCTGCTCCTGAAATCACCGACGAGATCGTCACCAAGACCCTCGGTGACCTGACCGAGCGCAACGCCACCTTCGAGAACGTGGACCGTCCCGCCGAAGAAGGCGACATGCTGATCATCGAAGAGCAGGGTGAAGAGGGCGGCAGCTACCCCGTCTACCTCGACACCGCTGAAGCGCACATCAAAACCGCTCTGCTGGGCAAAAAAGCTGGCGAAGATGTCACCATCGAAGTGCCCGAAGTGGACCACGGCGACCACAAGCACGAAGCCCAGACTGTGCAGGTCAAGATCAAGGAAATCAAGAAGAAGAACCTGCCCGAACTCAATGACGAGTTTGCCAAGACCTTCAAATTTGACACCCTCGAAGCCCTGCGTGATGCCATCAAGCGTGACCTGACCACCCGTGCAGAGCAGGAAGGCAAACTCGCCCAGCGCGAAGAGTTCGCCCAGAAGCTCGCAGATGGCATGGAAGTGAACGTTCCTTCCAGCCTGGTGAAGCGCCGCAAAGAGAGCATGCTCAGCGAAATCAAGAGCGACCTGCAACGCCAGGGCGTGAAGTTCGAAGAGTACGAGAAGTTCATGACCGAGCAGGGCAAATTCGACGACTTCATCGCCGACCTCGACAAGAATGCCATGGAGCGCGTGCGCCGTGAACTGGCCCTCGAGCAGCTGGTGGAAGACCTCAAGATCGACCTGACCCGCGATGAGCTGAACGGCAGCCTGGTGGCTTTTGCCCAGCAGAACCGCACCACCGTGCAGGAACTGCTGAACCAGCTCGGTTCCAGTGGCCTCGAAGGCTTCAAAGCCAGCGTGCGCCGTGACAAGGCTGTGGCCCAGGCCATCGCCACCCTGGAAAAGGCTGCTCAGAAAGAAGAGCCCAAAGCTGAAGCTGCGGAGGCCCAGGCCCCTCAGGAAGAAGCTGCTCAGCCTGAAGCTGAAGCCGAGGCTCCCAAAGCTGAAGCTCCTGCCAGCGAAGAGTAA